The region TTCCTTTGCTCAGCTGTGCTAAGATGCTACATGAAGCCCACCAACAGCTCAGGCTCGTGGTGATCGACCTCTGCGGCCGTCAGCGACACGCTCCGCTCCCTAAAGCAGCGGCGCAGCAGCGGAAGCGTCTTCACCACATCGAGGTCCAGCAGGAGTGCTGAGAAACAGTTTCCCATCAGGTGGCCGGCACACATGACACCATCACaaacgattaaaaaaaaagtcccttTATTCTCAGGGCAGACAGGGAATGGTTACCGGATCTTACAGGATCTCGCGGGACACCCGTGCACGTGCAGTTCAATGAGTGCAGGGTGGGGAGAAACCAGAGGTAGCCGTCACTCATTGGCCGGCTTCTCTTTGCAGGAAGGTTCACAGAGGATTTCCTTGTGTGGGATAGGATATGGGAACGCCGCTCCGCTGCAGGTGCTACCGTAACCCAGTTTGTTGAGCCGAGAGAGCCCCTTGATGCTGCCGGGGGGCCGCCCGGGGCTGACCTTATATCCCGCTGCTCTGGTGGTGCCCAGCGGCCTTCCTGGACTCGTCTTGAACCCAGCGGCCCTGGTGGTGCCCAGTGGACGCCCCGTGCTGGTTCTGTACCCGGCCAGCTTGGTGGTCCCCAAAGGCCTCCCTCGTCTGCCGGTCTTCCCGGCAGCcttgctcttcttcttcccatCTTCCGGGGCTGGATTGGCGCTCTTTACGCCGGGCATTTTCCCAGGAGCCCGGAGGTCCCCCCCGAGCAGGTCCTGCCTCTGGCACACCATGGCCTTGTGGCCCTGCGTGGGCAATGCCATGGGGGCCAGCGTCAtctggagggacggagggggaggagggtagAACTTGCTGGACTGGGAAGTGCAGAGCTCAAAGTGGGAGGCGGGATGGTGGCTGTCCTCTGCCAGGCAGGACGGTCTGCTGTTCATGCAGAAGTCGCCGCTGGTGACCTGACGCATCATCTTCTGTGGAGAAATGAGGGAAAACCAAAGTCACCACCAGGGAGCGGGGAAAACATCCCCAAAGCTGTTTTAACCCACCACAAATGAGTGGAAACATCACAAAGGTGAAGGTGACAAGTACGGACGAGATGAAAACGACACATCTACCAGCTATTTTAGGAAGGAATTCTCTATTTTCACCACTAAGGGGGTTCCGCAGGGCTCAGTACTGGGTCCTGCACAGTTTCACAATCTCCCCACCTGTGACAGCACATTCAACCATCTGAATCCTCCACTAAGTCTTTCTAATGTTAACACATTTCACCTGCTTCCAATTTGAAATTACCGGGAGTCTCTGGGATTAAGGATTATGTGTCTGCTCACAGCAGAGCGCTCCACGATCCTGCTCACTTTTATTTTACACATCCAGTAGTTATTAAGCTACTCCAAACTTTTTGCTTCTGGCCTCTTTGGTctattttctgtcctcagtgatttCTAATGAGAGCTGTGTGAAGGTGAATCCATCTGGGGGGGTCTCGAGATACCCCGAACTCTGCAGGGGGGCATTTAAATGTCCACATCTGCCTCACTATTTTTTCTTACATCCCAATTTCACAATTAACAAGTCCAGGATGAGGAAAGATCGCAGGGAACTGCTGATGCGTCCTCTTTTGTACAAAAGAAAATTGAAATCGTCGCACCACATGATGCTGGAACTGAGGCATTCGGGCGGGTTATTCTGATTTTCTGCAGAGGACAGCGCGTTGTTGACGCCGTGGTAACATCCATTCACAAAAATATGCAAATGCCGCATCTCGTTCTGCGTCCGGACgacaaaacctcccgctacgcGCGTCACTTTCTCGCTGTGCACCAACTGGATCCGTGTGGAATAACGGAGACGAGCGCATTAAAGGTTCACCAGGCGGAAAAAGTGCGCTGACAGCCGCTGAAATGGGGGGGGAACGCCGAGGACAGCCCGCTGCCATTAGCGGGGACGCCAGTGAGACAGATCTACTGTACCTCGATTGTTCGCAGACGTCGGAGCCGAAAGGGTTAAGCAGAAAAATGATCTTTCATCTCTCAGAGATCCAGTCGATCCATTACGCCCAATATTTCCGCAGCAGAGGACATCGGATGACCTTAAAGCGGAGCCGCGGCCTCCTCCGTCGACCAGCCGACGTGAAGCAGACGCGGAACGTCCCCGGCGGGCGGCTCTTTTCCCCAAATCTATCTGCCAGCTCCAGCGGTTCGGACTAGAAACGCAgccattttccattaaaaattAATAGGACGGCAGCGCCGTCTGAGCATGCGCAGAAGAGTTGACAAAGGACAGAAGGTTGTCTGCTGCAACTGTTTAAATTCAGCCAAACTCCAACCATCATGTGCTAACATCTGCTAAACCAAGCCGGTTAAACCACCGAGTAACCGAAACCGTCAatggaaatgatttttttttttaaattatgcgAAGTGCAGAGAAATGTCCGTTGCCTTGGTAACACCTTGTTTTATTGCGCGAGAAAACTTTAAAACATCTTACATTTTAGGCGTTCTTCATAAAACATGTTTCTATGCCACACAAGGTGGAAAAAAGCCATTATGAatgattgaaaaataaaaaaaaagttttattggTAGAAAACtaaatggagaaagaaaaaccacacaaaacacactctAAACTGAGGCGCATGTAGGGAAACATTAAAACGTAGACTAAAATATTTTCCCACGGTGACAAAATCGACATGAGATTGAAAATGAGATGGATCCTCCGATGATTCCTTCATCCGCCTCTACAACACTTTGTATCGGCCTTTGCTGATAGGCTGGTAGGAATTTTGCTGGAATAGAAAAAGATGATAAAAGATGTTAAGACAACCTTCAGAGACAAATGCTGTGATTACCTTTATTGACTAACCCCCACACTTGACAGTACCGGAAGAATATTCTGTACTTACTAATCTGATGAGTTCTTCCTTGATTAATCTTGTGATCTCTGTTTTTGCTTTCTGCACAGCCAGTTCATTCGCACCTAGAAGTCAATTTAAGCATTAATTCTGCGCAAGGAGATGAGAATTGTGTCAACAGGAAAAGGCAAGGTGTATTTTGTAGGTTTCAAAGGACAAAGTCTGAGAAATAAGCTTGGCTGACACATACTTTCAATAGCCAGGTAGATCTTGCGTTCTCCCTCTTTGGGCTCTTTGCCTGGAGGGAAATAAGTTCCCCTGATGGTGATGGCAGCTTCAGAGTATTCACCGATCCTCTGCAGGGCTTCTTTAGATGTCACCTTCCACCTCGCAGTCTGGAAATTGGGCGGGGGGGGCAAATGGAATGTCAATTTCTTTCCCCCGGCAGTGGAAGAGTTCAGAATCAATTCAGAAGAGGAGAAGTTTGAGTGCTGCTGACCTGAGGGAAGTCGttgatctccagctcctcctcgtaTCTCGTGACGGTCTCGACCTGTTCCGCCGCCTgtcgctcctcctccagcttctccacgGGGGTGTAGTTCAGCTTGGCATTGATCTTTTCTGCCAGCTGCTCCGCGATGGTCTTGGCTGACACGGAGGGCGTCATGATGGTGCCGCCCCGCAGGATGGCGTTGGTGGCCTGCTGCATCACGTCCTGCACAAAATTAGAAAACACGTTTCACGTTATCtgctctgcaggaggaaacgcGAGGTTTCAGTCTGGTTTCATACCTGAGCCTCGGCCCCCAGGTTCTTCTGGGCGTTGATCTTGAGTGCCAGCCTCTTGGCCATCTCTAGTTTCTGGATGTTTCCAGCAGAGGGGGGTCCAAGACCTGGAAGTCCTCCCGTAACT is a window of Takifugu flavidus isolate HTHZ2018 chromosome 14, ASM371156v2, whole genome shotgun sequence DNA encoding:
- the c14h5orf24 gene encoding UPF0461 protein C5orf24 homolog, whose product is MMRQVTSGDFCMNSRPSCLAEDSHHPASHFELCTSQSSKFYPPPPPSLQMTLAPMALPTQGHKAMVCQRQDLLGGDLRAPGKMPGVKSANPAPEDGKKKSKAAGKTGRRGRPLGTTKLAGYRTSTGRPLGTTRAAGFKTSPGRPLGTTRAAGYKVSPGRPPGSIKGLSRLNKLGYGSTCSGAAFPYPIPHKEILCEPSCKEKPANE